The Frondihabitans australicus genome includes a region encoding these proteins:
- a CDS encoding thiamine pyrophosphate-requiring protein, producing MAINVSEFIIQRIREWGVTRVFGFPGDGIGEFDGMLGKTDRDGDGLEYIRPTHEEICSLMATAHAKFTGEVGVCVATSSPGAFHMLNGLYDAQMDNQPVVAIVGQQGLAALGTFVQQESNLERTFADVACYVETITTPDQAQVVVDTAFRTAKLRLQPAVIVLPHDVQAMDWQEPAPANWVSRSSAVAASTAITPPIAEIQAMAEIINAGQKVTFLVGHGATGATDEVLEAADLAGAGIITSLRGKAVVPSDVAYHTQQLGLLGSKPSLDQMKGCDTLVILGANYPYGQFLPATGQARAVQVDLKPEQLGIRYPTEVNLWGDVKSVLTAVIPLLKRHDDRSWQEKAAADMADWETEMQDQADIAYDDGVNPRRVFAGLNDRLPDGAIVTCDAGTTADWYGHHIRLRRGMMGDLSGRLATMLAAMPYATAAKFAYPDRPVVCTIGDGAFQMLGMNELITVKKYLSRWKNKQLIVVIMHNDDLGQVSWEMRTEDGNPMWRGSQDVETVDYAGYAELLGFRGIAVKDDDAVAAALDAAFAHDGVTVIDAYVSRNVPPLPPHITREYALNTAKSLIKGDPVELDVIKDSAKAMAAEGLDRVKGALHLGGDRDLDEKDD from the coding sequence ATGGCCATCAACGTCAGTGAATTCATCATCCAGCGCATCCGAGAGTGGGGCGTCACCCGCGTGTTCGGGTTCCCCGGTGACGGCATCGGCGAGTTCGACGGGATGCTCGGCAAGACCGATCGCGACGGCGACGGGCTGGAGTACATCCGCCCGACCCACGAAGAGATCTGCTCGCTCATGGCGACGGCGCACGCGAAGTTCACCGGCGAGGTCGGCGTCTGCGTAGCCACCTCGAGCCCGGGCGCGTTTCACATGCTTAACGGCCTCTACGACGCCCAAATGGACAACCAGCCCGTGGTCGCCATCGTCGGCCAGCAGGGCCTCGCGGCTCTCGGCACCTTCGTGCAGCAGGAGTCGAACCTCGAACGGACTTTCGCCGACGTCGCCTGCTACGTCGAGACCATCACGACACCCGACCAGGCGCAGGTCGTCGTCGACACGGCATTCCGCACGGCGAAGCTGCGCCTGCAGCCGGCTGTGATCGTGCTGCCCCACGACGTTCAGGCCATGGACTGGCAGGAGCCGGCCCCCGCCAACTGGGTGTCCCGCTCGAGCGCCGTGGCCGCGTCGACCGCCATCACGCCCCCGATCGCCGAGATCCAGGCGATGGCCGAGATCATCAACGCCGGGCAGAAGGTGACGTTCCTCGTCGGCCACGGCGCCACCGGCGCGACAGACGAGGTGCTCGAGGCCGCCGACCTGGCCGGTGCGGGGATCATCACGTCGCTCCGCGGCAAGGCGGTCGTGCCCTCCGACGTGGCCTACCACACCCAGCAACTAGGTCTCCTCGGCTCGAAGCCGAGCCTCGACCAGATGAAGGGCTGCGACACCCTCGTCATCCTGGGCGCCAATTACCCCTATGGGCAGTTCCTGCCCGCGACCGGTCAGGCACGTGCCGTGCAGGTCGACCTCAAACCCGAGCAGCTCGGCATCCGCTACCCCACCGAGGTCAACCTGTGGGGCGACGTCAAGAGCGTCCTCACCGCTGTCATCCCACTCCTGAAGCGTCACGACGACCGCTCCTGGCAGGAGAAGGCGGCCGCCGACATGGCCGACTGGGAGACCGAGATGCAGGATCAGGCGGACATCGCCTACGACGACGGCGTCAACCCGCGCCGCGTGTTCGCCGGCCTCAACGACCGTCTGCCCGACGGCGCGATCGTCACCTGCGACGCAGGAACCACCGCCGACTGGTACGGGCACCACATCCGCCTCCGACGCGGCATGATGGGCGACCTCTCCGGTCGTCTCGCGACCATGCTCGCCGCGATGCCCTACGCCACCGCCGCGAAGTTTGCCTACCCCGACCGTCCCGTCGTCTGCACCATCGGCGACGGCGCCTTCCAGATGCTCGGCATGAACGAGCTCATCACCGTGAAGAAGTACCTGTCGCGGTGGAAGAACAAGCAGCTCATCGTCGTCATCATGCACAACGACGACCTCGGGCAAGTGTCATGGGAGATGCGAACCGAAGACGGCAACCCCATGTGGCGCGGTTCCCAGGACGTCGAGACGGTCGACTACGCCGGCTACGCCGAACTCCTAGGATTCCGAGGAATCGCCGTGAAAGACGACGACGCCGTCGCCGCCGCCCTCGACGCAGCATTCGCCCACGACGGCGTAACCGTCATCGACGCGTACGTCAGCCGCAACGTGCCGCCACTGCCTCCGCACATCACCCGCGAGTACGCGCTCAACACCGCCAAGTCGCTCATCAAGGGCGACCCAGTCGAGCTCGACGTCATCAAGGACTCGGCTAAGGCCATGGCAGCCGAGGGATTGGACCGCGTCAAGGGCGCCCTGCATCTCGGCGGCGACCGAGACCTCGACGAGAAAGACGACTGA
- a CDS encoding MFS transporter, giving the protein MSPSHADESLPVDAIPTGVDGHHGRHIVGEQPPRPAADRQQATERKHDGDDPNRWRALVIILIGGGIVLLDVSIVNVALESISKGLPGASAEAVQWVLSGYALSFGLLLVPGGRLGDVTGRRRMFVLGIALFTLASAFCGFAPNGLFLVIARLVQGLAGGLLTPQVTALIQQLFQGRERGTAFGLFGATTGIATAIGPLAGGALIAAFGETEGWRFVFYVNLPIGIITILLAFRLIPADKKERDNKRHDFDPFGIALLGAAVVALLLPFVQSQEWPGAGKYWLVVVAVVFAGLFLLWERHYGKTREAVVDLTLFTRRSFSLGVLLATAYFGGFTPLFFVVTLALQSGLKYSALLAGVSTVSFAVGSGIAATIGGRIVHRFGRQLIIVGCILVLWGLAGVIIVVTYHYGPDLGWWLIVPLLVGGIGSGLTIAPNQTLTLAEVPVSQGGTAGGLIQVGARVGSAIGIAAVGSLFYGTLASQHGDYSKALPLGLGVSLGFVAAALAAGIVDSVIGRVRDSRIE; this is encoded by the coding sequence ATGAGCCCCTCGCATGCCGATGAATCCCTGCCGGTTGATGCGATCCCGACGGGCGTCGACGGGCATCACGGTCGACACATCGTCGGTGAGCAGCCGCCTCGACCAGCAGCCGACCGTCAGCAGGCTACGGAGCGGAAGCACGACGGCGACGACCCGAACCGGTGGCGAGCCCTGGTCATCATCCTCATCGGCGGCGGGATCGTGCTCCTCGACGTCTCGATCGTTAACGTCGCTCTCGAGTCGATCTCGAAGGGGCTTCCCGGTGCCTCGGCGGAAGCGGTGCAGTGGGTGTTGTCGGGCTACGCCCTGTCGTTCGGGCTCCTGCTCGTGCCGGGTGGTCGGCTCGGGGACGTCACGGGGCGGCGGCGCATGTTCGTGCTCGGCATCGCCCTCTTCACGCTGGCGAGCGCTTTCTGCGGCTTCGCACCCAACGGTCTCTTCCTGGTCATCGCCCGTCTCGTCCAGGGGCTCGCGGGTGGCCTGCTCACCCCGCAGGTCACAGCGCTCATCCAGCAGCTGTTCCAGGGGCGCGAGCGGGGCACGGCGTTCGGCCTCTTCGGCGCGACGACGGGAATCGCGACGGCGATCGGGCCTCTAGCGGGCGGGGCGCTCATCGCGGCCTTCGGCGAGACCGAGGGCTGGCGATTCGTGTTCTACGTCAACCTGCCCATCGGCATCATCACGATCCTGCTCGCGTTCCGTCTCATACCGGCCGACAAGAAAGAGCGCGACAATAAGCGGCACGATTTCGATCCTTTTGGAATCGCTCTTCTCGGCGCGGCCGTGGTGGCTCTTCTGCTGCCGTTCGTGCAATCGCAGGAGTGGCCCGGCGCCGGCAAGTACTGGCTGGTCGTCGTGGCGGTTGTTTTCGCTGGGCTGTTCCTTCTCTGGGAGCGTCACTACGGTAAGACCCGCGAGGCCGTCGTCGACCTGACGCTGTTCACACGACGTTCGTTCTCGCTGGGGGTGCTCCTCGCGACCGCCTATTTCGGCGGCTTCACTCCGTTGTTCTTCGTGGTCACACTCGCCTTGCAGTCGGGCCTGAAGTACTCCGCGCTCCTTGCTGGTGTGTCGACGGTGTCGTTCGCCGTCGGCTCGGGCATCGCCGCGACGATCGGCGGCAGGATCGTGCACCGGTTCGGCCGGCAGCTCATCATCGTCGGCTGCATCCTCGTGCTGTGGGGCCTCGCGGGTGTCATTATCGTCGTCACCTACCACTACGGGCCCGACCTCGGCTGGTGGCTGATCGTCCCGTTGCTCGTGGGCGGAATCGGCTCCGGGCTGACGATCGCCCCGAATCAGACACTGACCCTGGCCGAAGTCCCCGTATCGCAAGGAGGCACGGCCGGGGGCCTGATCCAGGTCGGCGCCCGCGTCGGATCGGCGATCGGAATCGCGGCGGTCGGCAGCCTCTTCTACGGGACACTGGCGTCACAGCACGGCGATTACTCCAAGGCCCTGCCCCTCGGGCTCGGCGTCTCGCTCGGCTTCGTCGCGGCGGCGCTGGCCGCCGGCATCGTCGACAGCGTCATCGGACGGGTGCGAGACTCCCGCATCGAGTGA
- a CDS encoding enolase C-terminal domain-like protein yields the protein MTRLRVDAYTVPTTTDGEAMPESDGTLTWKSTDVIVVEIDAGGLTGLGYAYTSPAAVPLIRDLLAPIVLDSHVDDPTATFWRMGAVVRNLGWVGVSASAISAVDVALHDLRARLAGEALTAFLARGATGRQPHDGVMASGSGGFTNYSDAQLSRQLSRWVDEGLRAVKMKIGTHPEQDPARVALARQAIGDDIALFVDANGAYERSEAIDLAHRFAEHDVTWFEEPVSSDDLPGLRLVRETAPDGMRVAAGEYGWTPWYFRTMLNAGAVDTLQADATRCGGVTGFGLAVEAAAEAGVPLSAHTSPALHGVLAPAFDDVVHVEYFHDHVLIESEFFDGTPALVDGRLLADLAAPGHGMSIRRADVDRYARASWRSS from the coding sequence GTGACTCGGTTGCGGGTCGACGCCTACACGGTCCCGACCACGACCGACGGCGAGGCGATGCCTGAAAGCGACGGCACGCTGACCTGGAAGAGCACCGACGTGATCGTCGTGGAGATCGACGCCGGCGGTCTGACGGGCCTCGGCTACGCCTACACATCACCGGCGGCGGTCCCGCTCATTCGTGACTTGCTCGCGCCCATCGTGCTCGACTCCCACGTCGACGATCCGACGGCGACCTTCTGGCGCATGGGTGCCGTCGTCCGCAACCTCGGCTGGGTCGGAGTCAGCGCGTCCGCCATCTCAGCCGTCGATGTCGCCCTGCACGATCTGCGGGCTCGGCTCGCCGGCGAGGCGCTGACCGCATTCCTCGCCCGGGGCGCCACGGGCCGTCAGCCGCATGACGGAGTCATGGCCTCTGGAAGCGGTGGATTCACCAACTACTCCGATGCCCAGCTGTCACGTCAGCTCAGCCGGTGGGTCGACGAGGGCCTCAGGGCGGTCAAGATGAAGATCGGCACTCACCCCGAGCAGGATCCTGCGCGGGTCGCCCTCGCTCGCCAGGCGATCGGTGACGACATCGCCCTGTTCGTCGATGCGAACGGCGCCTACGAGCGTTCCGAAGCCATCGACCTCGCTCACCGTTTCGCCGAGCACGACGTGACCTGGTTCGAGGAGCCGGTCTCGAGCGACGACCTCCCCGGGTTGCGTCTCGTGCGCGAGACCGCTCCTGACGGGATGCGCGTGGCGGCCGGCGAATACGGGTGGACGCCCTGGTACTTCCGCACCATGCTCAATGCCGGTGCCGTCGACACCCTTCAGGCCGACGCGACACGGTGCGGCGGCGTCACAGGTTTCGGGCTCGCCGTCGAAGCGGCGGCAGAAGCCGGCGTCCCGCTGAGCGCTCACACGTCGCCCGCCCTGCACGGGGTCCTCGCCCCGGCCTTCGACGACGTCGTCCATGTCGAGTACTTCCACGACCACGTCCTCATCGAGAGCGAGTTCTTCGACGGCACGCCGGCACTCGTCGACGGTCGGCTCCTGGCAGACCTCGCCGCGCCCGGACATGGAATGTCGATTCGGCGGGCCGACGTCGACCGCTACGCACGCGCTTCGTGGCGCTCGTCGTGA
- a CDS encoding class I SAM-dependent methyltransferase codes for MSPSAAGLHEHFEQEHALHDDPWSVTSRWYEIRKRAITLASLPDEHYGQVLEVGCSIGVLTEELARRVDRVLAVDVAESALSRARERLAPLTHVEVARVDVGEGLPPGPWDLIVLSEVAYYLSRDRLSDLVSRIEEQLAPTGVLLACHWRRDEPDFVQTGDAVHRLIAFESMLSRLVHHEEADFVLDVFGVDDRSVARRTGIV; via the coding sequence GTGAGCCCTTCGGCGGCGGGGCTTCACGAGCACTTCGAGCAGGAGCACGCCCTCCATGACGACCCGTGGAGCGTGACCTCGCGGTGGTACGAGATCCGCAAGCGCGCCATCACCCTCGCTTCGCTCCCCGACGAGCACTACGGCCAGGTGCTCGAGGTCGGTTGCTCGATCGGGGTGCTCACCGAGGAGCTGGCTCGCCGAGTTGACCGGGTGCTAGCCGTCGACGTGGCCGAGAGTGCTCTGTCTCGCGCCCGGGAGCGGCTCGCCCCGCTCACCCACGTCGAGGTCGCCCGCGTCGATGTCGGCGAGGGCCTGCCGCCCGGCCCCTGGGACCTCATCGTGCTCTCCGAGGTGGCCTACTACCTGAGCCGAGACCGGCTCTCCGACCTCGTCTCGCGCATCGAGGAGCAGCTCGCCCCGACCGGCGTGCTGCTCGCCTGTCATTGGCGGCGCGACGAGCCCGACTTCGTGCAGACCGGCGACGCCGTGCACCGCCTCATCGCCTTCGAGTCGATGCTGAGTCGGCTGGTGCATCACGAGGAGGCTGACTTCGTGCTCGACGTCTTCGGTGTCGACGACCGTTCCGTCGCGCGCAGAACAGGCATCGTGTGA
- a CDS encoding DUF3072 domain-containing protein, protein MSDDELSVETLGGPAPDPANPASKDPEDWVTGDEPRTAAQKSYLDTLAREELPADMTKAEASEHIERLQQKTGRGA, encoded by the coding sequence ATGAGCGACGATGAACTCTCTGTCGAGACACTCGGCGGACCCGCACCTGATCCTGCGAACCCGGCCTCAAAAGATCCCGAGGACTGGGTCACCGGCGACGAGCCCAGGACGGCCGCCCAGAAGAGCTACCTCGACACGCTCGCCCGCGAAGAGCTGCCCGCCGACATGACCAAGGCCGAAGCGAGTGAGCACATCGAGCGGCTCCAGCAGAAGACCGGGCGCGGGGCATGA
- a CDS encoding acyl-CoA/acyl-ACP dehydrogenase, which translates to MRVALAPGEPGPVTARALDALPETVDDALDLGKALGPLRPFVGLGGSLDVWEALATLGAHDLGVARAIEPHVDALTILDQADSSQIRGGTWGVFAAEGPGARLEAVEGPRGWELRGVKPWCSLASVLSDALVTAWVDESERRLFRVRLGQASVRVSSEPWHARGLQEIPSGSVEFSGARAFPVGETGWYLRRPGFTWGGISVAACWFGGAVGLGRALLDASRRPSRHDDAIVLMHLGIVDARLTEARSALAGAAAVVDSGHDAVLVGKRVRATVARCAEDVLLHVGHALGPEPLVRDREHAKRAADLEVYLRQHHGERDDVSLGRSVRDYGVEW; encoded by the coding sequence ATGCGCGTCGCGCTCGCCCCCGGTGAGCCCGGACCGGTGACGGCCCGGGCGCTGGACGCGCTGCCCGAGACCGTCGACGACGCCCTCGACCTCGGCAAGGCTCTCGGGCCCCTCCGCCCCTTCGTCGGACTGGGCGGCAGCCTGGACGTCTGGGAGGCCCTCGCCACGCTCGGAGCGCACGACCTCGGCGTCGCCCGGGCCATCGAGCCGCACGTCGACGCGCTCACCATCCTCGACCAGGCCGACTCGTCGCAGATCCGCGGCGGCACCTGGGGCGTCTTCGCCGCCGAGGGCCCAGGTGCGCGCCTCGAGGCGGTGGAGGGGCCGCGGGGCTGGGAGCTCCGGGGCGTCAAGCCGTGGTGCTCGCTGGCGAGCGTGCTGTCGGACGCGCTCGTGACCGCCTGGGTAGACGAGTCGGAACGCCGGCTCTTCCGGGTGCGACTCGGTCAGGCATCGGTCAGGGTCTCGTCGGAGCCCTGGCACGCACGCGGGCTCCAGGAGATCCCCAGCGGCTCCGTCGAGTTCTCCGGCGCCCGCGCGTTCCCCGTGGGCGAGACCGGGTGGTACCTCCGGCGGCCGGGATTCACGTGGGGCGGCATCAGCGTCGCAGCGTGCTGGTTCGGAGGTGCCGTCGGGCTGGGACGAGCCCTCCTCGACGCGTCTCGGCGACCCTCCCGGCACGACGACGCGATCGTGCTCATGCACCTCGGCATCGTCGACGCCCGGCTGACCGAGGCGCGCTCCGCCCTGGCCGGGGCCGCCGCCGTCGTCGACTCCGGCCACGACGCCGTCCTCGTCGGCAAGCGGGTGCGGGCCACCGTGGCCCGGTGCGCCGAAGACGTGCTCCTGCACGTCGGCCACGCCCTCGGCCCCGAGCCCCTCGTGCGAGACCGCGAGCACGCGAAGCGGGCGGCCGACCTCGAGGTGTACCTGCGTCAGCATCATGGCGAGCGCGACGACGTG
- a CDS encoding alcohol dehydrogenase catalytic domain-containing protein gives MKALTYQSVENVSVEEVPNPTIVEPGDAVIRVTSAAICGSDLHLYDVFGPYLDKGDVLGHETMGVVSEVGPGVERIHVGDRVVVPFVIACGHCFMCDRGLFSQCETTQVTEYDSGATLYGYTKLYGQIPGGQAEYLGIKRADANLIVVGDDLPDERYLFLSDILPTAWQGVDYAEVPEGGTLVVLGLGPVGQFASRIGVHRGYRVIAVDPVPERRAMAERHGVETLDLTDDISDVIAKLTDGRGPDSVVDAVGMEAHDHGPVGLFQKAAARLPDRVAQPLMQKAGIDSLSAMHLAFDIVRRGGTVSLSGVYGGTADPTPFLNLFDKQVTIRMGQCNVQKWTETLLPLVEDPADPLGTEDLVTHPVALDRAPEMYEIFKKKEDGCIKVVFKP, from the coding sequence ATGAAGGCTCTCACTTACCAGTCCGTCGAGAACGTCAGCGTCGAAGAGGTGCCGAACCCCACGATCGTCGAGCCCGGCGACGCCGTGATCCGTGTCACCTCCGCCGCCATCTGCGGCAGCGACCTCCACCTCTACGACGTCTTCGGTCCCTACCTCGACAAGGGCGACGTGCTCGGCCACGAGACGATGGGCGTCGTCAGCGAGGTCGGGCCGGGCGTCGAGCGCATCCACGTCGGTGACCGCGTCGTCGTGCCCTTCGTGATCGCCTGCGGGCACTGCTTCATGTGCGATCGCGGCCTGTTCTCGCAGTGCGAGACCACACAGGTGACCGAGTACGACTCGGGCGCCACCCTCTACGGCTACACGAAGCTGTACGGCCAGATTCCCGGTGGCCAGGCCGAGTACCTCGGCATCAAGCGCGCCGACGCGAACCTCATCGTGGTCGGCGACGACCTGCCCGACGAGCGCTATCTCTTCCTCAGCGACATCCTGCCGACCGCCTGGCAGGGCGTCGACTACGCCGAGGTGCCGGAGGGTGGCACGCTCGTCGTGCTGGGCCTCGGCCCGGTGGGGCAGTTCGCCTCGCGGATCGGCGTGCACCGCGGCTACCGCGTCATCGCCGTCGACCCGGTGCCCGAGCGTCGGGCGATGGCCGAGCGCCATGGCGTCGAGACGCTCGACCTCACCGACGACATCTCTGACGTGATCGCGAAGCTGACCGACGGTCGTGGCCCCGACTCCGTGGTTGACGCCGTCGGCATGGAAGCCCACGACCACGGCCCGGTGGGCCTCTTCCAGAAGGCGGCGGCACGCCTGCCCGACCGCGTCGCGCAGCCGCTCATGCAGAAGGCCGGCATCGACAGCCTGTCGGCCATGCACCTCGCCTTCGACATCGTGCGGCGCGGCGGCACCGTCTCGCTGAGCGGCGTCTACGGCGGCACGGCCGACCCGACGCCGTTCCTCAACCTCTTCGACAAGCAGGTCACGATCCGCATGGGGCAGTGCAACGTGCAGAAATGGACCGAGACCCTCCTGCCCCTCGTAGAAGATCCCGCCGACCCGCTCGGCACGGAAGACCTCGTCACCCATCCCGTCGCGCTCGATCGCGCGCCCGAGATGTACGAGATCTTCAAGAAGAAGGAGGACGGCTGCATCAAGGTCGTCTTTAAGCCGTGA
- a CDS encoding SRPBCC family protein gives MLAYGWLFPSWVVGASRIREVDAAWPAPDSQIHHSFGVWPAVIDDTTSVIAWDAPRHAEFVARGWPIGEAHVIIDAQPRGSGSVVRMDEYASSGPGALVPEPLMAVAIKVRNTEALQRLAWLAEGGAASDQPEVR, from the coding sequence GTGCTGGCCTACGGCTGGCTGTTTCCGAGCTGGGTCGTCGGGGCGTCGCGCATCCGCGAGGTCGACGCCGCGTGGCCGGCGCCCGACTCGCAGATCCACCACTCGTTCGGCGTCTGGCCCGCCGTCATCGATGACACGACGTCGGTGATCGCGTGGGACGCTCCCCGGCACGCCGAGTTCGTCGCGCGCGGCTGGCCGATCGGGGAGGCGCACGTGATCATCGACGCGCAGCCTCGGGGGAGCGGAAGCGTCGTCCGCATGGACGAGTACGCGTCGTCGGGTCCGGGCGCCCTCGTGCCGGAGCCGCTCATGGCGGTGGCGATCAAGGTGCGCAACACGGAGGCGTTGCAGCGCCTGGCGTGGCTGGCCGAGGGCGGAGCCGCCTCCGACCAACCCGAGGTCCGCTGA
- a CDS encoding glycosyltransferase: protein MTGDSQMDGKIQSVAVVVPARDEAALICPCLDSLIAARAEVAVTHPAVDVTIVVVADACADATEEIVRSYGDRGVDLAVVRVGRVGVARGIGIRRSLSSGDGPALRSAWIANTDADSVVPALWLTHQVELADAGADVMVGTVRPDPADLTADQWARWTATHERGRPNGHVHGANLGVRASAYEAVSGFDPVAEHEDNLLVARLRERGAVIVASDVAEVVTSGRPVGRTPGGYAAHLVEALSDSREPGLEPQAAP from the coding sequence GTGACCGGAGACTCCCAGATGGACGGCAAGATCCAGTCGGTCGCGGTCGTCGTTCCGGCTCGCGACGAGGCCGCACTCATCTGCCCGTGCCTCGACTCGCTGATCGCGGCGCGTGCCGAGGTCGCCGTCACCCACCCCGCCGTCGACGTGACGATTGTGGTGGTGGCCGATGCCTGCGCGGATGCGACCGAGGAGATCGTGCGCTCGTACGGGGATCGCGGCGTCGACCTGGCCGTCGTGCGCGTGGGCCGCGTGGGCGTGGCGCGCGGCATAGGCATCCGCCGGTCTCTGTCGAGCGGCGACGGGCCGGCGCTGCGGTCGGCGTGGATCGCCAACACCGACGCCGACTCCGTCGTCCCGGCGCTGTGGCTGACACACCAGGTCGAGCTGGCCGACGCCGGGGCCGACGTGATGGTCGGTACCGTGCGGCCGGATCCTGCCGACCTGACCGCCGACCAGTGGGCTCGGTGGACCGCGACGCATGAGCGCGGCAGACCCAACGGTCACGTGCACGGCGCGAATCTCGGAGTGCGGGCGAGCGCGTACGAGGCGGTGTCGGGCTTCGACCCCGTGGCCGAGCACGAGGACAACCTGCTCGTCGCGCGCCTCCGCGAGCGCGGCGCTGTGATCGTCGCTTCCGACGTCGCGGAGGTCGTGACCTCAGGTCGGCCCGTGGGCCGGACGCCGGGGGGATACGCTGCTCACCTCGTCGAGGCGCTGTCGGACAGCCGGGAGCCCGGTCTCGAACCACAGGCTGCGCCGTGA
- a CDS encoding DUF7218 family protein, giving the protein MPGRQMNGVKNPEMYEELRKEGNSKEKSARISNAAAKRGKSAVGRKGGESGSYDDWTVADLRKSAKELGLTGYSDKRKSELIKAIRKH; this is encoded by the coding sequence ATGCCAGGACGACAAATGAACGGGGTGAAGAATCCCGAGATGTATGAGGAACTCCGCAAAGAGGGCAACTCCAAGGAGAAGTCAGCCCGGATTTCAAACGCTGCCGCAAAGCGCGGGAAGTCCGCGGTCGGCAGGAAGGGAGGTGAGAGCGGCTCCTACGACGATTGGACGGTCGCCGACCTCCGGAAAAGTGCGAAGGAGCTTGGCCTCACCGGGTACTCAGACAAGCGGAAGAGTGAGTTGATCAAGGCGATCAGGAAGCACTGA